A genomic stretch from Chryseobacterium sp. SNU WT5 includes:
- a CDS encoding HAD family hydrolase: MIDFDVSKIKVVFMDIGGVLLTNGWDHESREKASKVFGFDYTEMNILHNFIYNVFEIGSISLEEYLDTVLFHQPRDFSKVDFKQFMLAESLELPEMLEWSKSWKEQTNLALFALSNESEELNDYRIKTFKLHDLFDGFFSSCYLKMRKPDPRIYKRAMEIA; the protein is encoded by the coding sequence ATGATTGATTTTGATGTTTCGAAAATTAAGGTAGTTTTCATGGATATCGGCGGAGTTTTGCTCACCAATGGTTGGGATCACGAATCTCGGGAAAAAGCTTCGAAAGTTTTTGGCTTTGATTATACCGAAATGAACATTCTCCACAATTTCATTTATAATGTTTTTGAAATTGGCAGTATTTCTCTTGAAGAGTATTTGGATACCGTTTTATTTCATCAACCCAGAGATTTTTCAAAAGTCGATTTCAAACAGTTTATGCTCGCTGAATCTCTGGAATTACCCGAAATGCTCGAGTGGTCAAAATCCTGGAAAGAGCAAACTAATTTAGCCCTGTTTGCGCTAAGTAATGAAAGCGAGGAACTTAATGATTACCGAATTAAGACATTTAAATTACACGATCTCTTCGACGGATTTTTTTCCTCCTGTTATTTAAAAATGCGAAAACCTGACCCCAGAATTTACAAAAGAGCGATGGAAATTGCATAG
- the pgi gene encoding glucose-6-phosphate isomerase, whose product MFPKINPTETTAWKELIAHQAEMKKVQMTDLFKKDTKRFEKMNIQFDDILFDYSKNIMNDETLQKLLNLAEDCKVKEAKEAMFAGEKINQTEDRAVMHTALRNFSVEPIIIDGHDIMPEIRKTRQKMKSFCEKIHSGEWKGYSGKKIKNIVNIGIGGSDLGPVMVTEALKPYWIEGIEAHFISNVDGTQIVETLKSLNPEETLFTIASKTFTTQETMTNAHTARDWFLQTAKEEKFIVQHFVALSTNEKGVQKFGIAPENMFVFWDWVGGRYSIWSSIGLSIALTIGYDNFENLLKGAESTDKHFQNTDFKENIPIIMALIGIWYTNFFGSETEAIFPYDQYMHRFPAYFQQGNMESNGKHTERNGRSVTYSTGPVVWGEPGTNGQHAFYQLIHQGTHLIPCDFIAPAISHNPIGLHHQILISNFFAQTEALMNGKTAEQVFSELIEEEIKKLEMEQLIPFKVFTGNKPTNSFLMRKITPFSLGALTALYEHKIFVQGVIWNIFSFDQWGVELGKQLAQKVLPELQNNEQVESHDASTNGLINTYKRWRV is encoded by the coding sequence ATGTTCCCTAAAATAAACCCAACTGAAACGACTGCTTGGAAAGAATTAATTGCTCACCAAGCGGAAATGAAAAAAGTGCAAATGACAGACCTTTTCAAAAAGGATACAAAAAGGTTTGAGAAAATGAATATTCAGTTTGATGATATTCTTTTTGATTATTCTAAAAATATTATGAATGACGAAACGTTGCAAAAACTTTTGAATTTGGCGGAAGATTGCAAGGTAAAAGAGGCGAAAGAAGCAATGTTTGCCGGAGAAAAAATAAATCAGACTGAAGATCGTGCCGTGATGCATACTGCCTTAAGAAATTTTTCAGTAGAGCCCATTATAATTGATGGCCACGATATTATGCCTGAAATTCGTAAAACCCGACAAAAGATGAAATCTTTTTGTGAAAAAATTCACAGTGGAGAATGGAAAGGATATTCAGGAAAGAAAATTAAAAATATCGTCAACATTGGAATTGGAGGAAGTGATCTCGGTCCAGTAATGGTGACTGAAGCTTTGAAACCTTATTGGATTGAAGGAATTGAAGCACACTTTATTTCGAATGTAGATGGTACTCAAATTGTAGAAACGCTCAAAAGTTTAAATCCCGAAGAAACGCTTTTCACCATTGCCTCAAAAACATTTACGACTCAAGAAACAATGACCAACGCTCATACAGCGCGAGATTGGTTCTTGCAAACGGCTAAAGAAGAGAAATTTATCGTTCAACATTTCGTGGCACTTTCTACCAATGAAAAAGGAGTGCAAAAATTTGGAATCGCACCCGAAAATATGTTTGTATTTTGGGATTGGGTAGGAGGTCGTTACAGCATATGGAGCAGTATTGGGCTTTCTATCGCGCTCACGATTGGCTATGACAATTTTGAGAACTTATTGAAAGGAGCTGAATCAACCGATAAGCATTTCCAAAATACCGATTTTAAGGAAAATATTCCTATAATCATGGCACTGATTGGTATATGGTATACTAATTTTTTCGGTTCAGAAACTGAGGCGATTTTTCCATATGATCAGTATATGCATCGTTTTCCAGCTTATTTTCAACAAGGTAATATGGAAAGCAACGGTAAACATACCGAGCGGAATGGGAGATCGGTGACTTACAGTACAGGACCAGTAGTCTGGGGAGAGCCTGGCACGAATGGTCAGCACGCATTTTATCAGTTAATTCATCAGGGAACTCATTTAATTCCGTGTGATTTTATTGCTCCCGCAATCAGTCATAATCCGATTGGTCTTCATCATCAAATTTTAATTTCTAATTTTTTTGCACAAACAGAAGCGCTGATGAATGGAAAAACTGCAGAGCAGGTATTTTCTGAATTGATAGAAGAAGAAATAAAGAAATTAGAAATGGAACAATTGATTCCATTTAAAGTATTTACAGGAAACAAGCCGACGAATTCTTTTTTAATGAGAAAAATTACACCATTTTCTTTAGGAGCATTGACAGCACTTTATGAACATAAAATCTTTGTTCAGGGGGTTATATGGAATATTTTTAGTTTTGACCAATGGGGTGTTGAGCTGGGTAAACAGTTAGCCCAAAAAGTTCTTCCTGAACTACAAAATAATGAACAGGTAGAATCTCATGATGCTTCTACAAACGGATTGATTAATACTTACAAAAGATGGCGCGTATAG
- the gndA gene encoding NADP-dependent phosphogluconate dehydrogenase: protein MMNENKNQNAFGMIGLGTMGSNLLQNIADHGYRCAGYDNNTKTVDNLNNLKNENIYGFSNLKEFTESLKSPKVVMMLVPAGEIVDSVIKDLLTVLDKGDIIIDGGNSHFTDTERRYLELEKEGYHFVGMGVSGGEEGARRGPSMMPGGDKDAYEVLRPILEKIAAHVNGEPTVAFMGERSAGHFVKMVHNGIEYAIMQLISETYEIMKNGLGMENDEIQKVYKKWNEGKLKSYLVEITSDIFDYRNEGEKDLLLDSIRDQAKAKGTGKWTSQAAMDLHLPTPIIDIAVSMRDLSSLKELRLEASKIYPDSTEMHYKTNNGDYCKKLEEAFYFATVSAYAQGMHLLYQANIEFKYNLNLDIIAKIWRGGCIIRSEFLEDIYAAYNRNPELKHLLLDDKVAQDVNSTIPAVRAIVSDAVIHGISTPAFSAALSYFDDFRNENMPTNLIQAQRDYFGSHTYELKAKEGVFHTKWMMENIKE from the coding sequence ATGATGAACGAAAATAAAAACCAAAACGCTTTTGGAATGATCGGTTTGGGAACAATGGGTTCTAACCTTTTACAAAATATTGCAGACCACGGCTATCGCTGTGCTGGATACGATAATAATACGAAAACCGTTGACAATCTCAACAATTTAAAAAATGAAAACATCTATGGATTTTCGAATTTAAAGGAATTTACAGAAAGTCTTAAAAGTCCGAAAGTTGTCATGATGTTGGTTCCAGCCGGCGAAATAGTAGACAGCGTGATCAAAGATTTACTCACCGTTTTAGATAAAGGAGATATCATTATCGATGGTGGAAATTCACATTTTACCGATACTGAAAGACGGTATTTGGAACTGGAAAAAGAAGGTTATCATTTCGTTGGAATGGGAGTTTCTGGTGGTGAAGAAGGTGCGAGAAGAGGTCCAAGCATGATGCCGGGTGGAGATAAAGATGCCTATGAAGTTTTGAGGCCGATCCTTGAAAAAATTGCCGCTCATGTCAATGGAGAACCAACTGTTGCTTTTATGGGAGAACGTTCTGCCGGACATTTTGTAAAAATGGTTCACAACGGAATTGAATATGCGATCATGCAACTGATTTCTGAAACGTACGAGATCATGAAGAATGGGCTTGGAATGGAGAATGATGAAATTCAAAAAGTGTATAAAAAATGGAATGAAGGCAAATTAAAATCCTATTTAGTAGAAATTACGAGTGATATTTTCGACTACAGAAATGAAGGTGAAAAAGATCTATTATTAGACAGTATTCGTGATCAGGCGAAAGCAAAAGGAACGGGTAAATGGACTTCTCAGGCAGCGATGGATTTACATCTTCCGACTCCGATTATCGATATTGCGGTTTCCATGCGGGATCTTTCGAGCTTAAAAGAGTTACGTCTAGAAGCTTCCAAAATATATCCGGATTCTACGGAAATGCATTACAAAACGAACAACGGGGATTATTGCAAAAAGTTGGAAGAGGCGTTCTATTTTGCCACGGTATCAGCTTATGCACAAGGAATGCATTTGCTTTATCAGGCGAATATTGAATTTAAATATAATTTGAATTTAGATATCATTGCAAAAATTTGGCGTGGTGGCTGTATTATCCGGTCTGAATTTTTAGAAGATATTTACGCAGCTTATAATAGAAACCCCGAATTAAAACATTTGCTTTTAGATGATAAAGTTGCACAGGACGTTAATTCCACTATTCCAGCGGTTCGTGCTATCGTTTCAGATGCAGTGATTCATGGGATCTCAACTCCTGCATTTTCTGCGGCCTTAAGTTATTTTGATGATTTTAGAAATGAAAATATGCCGACCAATTTGATTCAGGCACAACGCGATTATTTCGGATCTCATACCTATGAACTGAAAGCGAAAGAGGGCGTTTTTCACACCAAATGGATGATGGAAAACATCAAGGAGTAA
- a CDS encoding alpha/beta fold hydrolase — translation MKKYFVIFSITIFVILTSCTSKTKIEHGDFYEKIDGIFLNYTVKGRGPVMLVGHPNSGKIGYEMTLKPLEDKFTMVYYDSRGTGKSEAPKKLEDYNSDQFTKEIDLLRKKIGVVKIWIFGHSDQSAVALQYAVEYPEYVSGLILTGTSFIGDMDETIRRKRDSENKRKSESEWFSQVVEDWEYMYVNKTYIDKSGRNLSNAPIKWWTYDEESSQKVIPITRLISEAGRRKPINGKYYFETPDQRQKYLDVQTKFKNLNIETLIINGRFDTNNPPKYADELHKNLPNSKLVLIDKSGHFPWIEQPEKTFEEINKWLKD, via the coding sequence ATGAAAAAATATTTCGTAATTTTCTCAATTACCATATTCGTAATCTTAACTTCTTGCACATCAAAAACAAAAATTGAGCACGGCGATTTCTATGAAAAAATTGATGGAATTTTTCTGAATTATACTGTAAAAGGACGTGGACCTGTAATGCTTGTTGGACATCCAAATTCAGGAAAAATTGGATATGAAATGACTTTAAAACCTCTTGAAGATAAATTCACTATGGTTTATTATGATTCTCGTGGAACTGGTAAATCCGAAGCACCAAAGAAATTAGAAGATTATAATAGTGATCAATTTACAAAGGAAATCGATTTGTTACGTAAAAAAATAGGTGTTGTTAAAATTTGGATCTTTGGACATTCTGATCAAAGTGCAGTAGCTTTGCAATATGCGGTTGAGTATCCTGAGTATGTGTCAGGTTTAATTTTGACCGGAACGAGTTTTATTGGGGATATGGATGAAACGATACGACGCAAAAGAGATTCTGAAAATAAAAGAAAAAGTGAATCTGAATGGTTTTCACAAGTTGTGGAAGATTGGGAATATATGTACGTGAATAAAACATACATCGATAAAAGTGGAAGAAACTTATCTAATGCACCAATAAAATGGTGGACTTATGATGAAGAAAGCTCTCAAAAAGTAATTCCGATCACAAGGTTAATTTCCGAGGCAGGAAGAAGAAAACCTATTAATGGCAAATATTATTTTGAAACGCCTGACCAAAGGCAAAAATACCTCGATGTTCAAACTAAATTTAAAAACTTAAACATCGAAACCCTGATCATAAATGGCAGATTTGACACTAACAACCCACCAAAATATGCCGATGAACTTCATAAAAATTTACCGAATTCGAAATTAGTTTTAATTGATAAATCCGGTCATTTCCCTTGGATAGAACAACCCGAAAAGACTTTTGAAGAAATCAACAAATGGCTAAAGGACTAA
- a CDS encoding glycoside hydrolase family 10 protein — protein MKYSFAKATTIYLLILSLFITSCATKKEVAKISKKPPVTTKPTPQKPIIQKPETKLNLPEVDREFRAAWIATVANINWPSKNNLTSQQQKDEAIKILDLLKEANFNAVIFQARPSADAMYKSDLEPWSYFLTGAIGKAPVPFYDPLEFWIKEAHQRGMELHVWLNPYRAHHTTGGPITKESIVSKMPDQIIKLRNGMYWMDPSDQKTQDHTAAVIKDLVKRYDIDAIHIDDYFYPYKEYNGGKDFPDNRTWNDYLKRGGNLSRADWRRANVNKFIKRIHDEIKQEKSYVKFGISPFGIWKPGFPEGIKGSSQYDELFADAKLWLNQGWVDYFSPQLYWKNDGPQSFNALLSWWKSENTMKRHLWPGLNTIGMRDVSDRPAEIVSQINTTRNTLKDNAGTIHYSVDGLSKNMNMYNAVKNIYKTKALTPLTPWITTDPLVKPILFAESSSNSINLKWNSPQPKKVFQWILYLKYGETWETEILDETMNSKILPVTKNGKKLNNIAVKSVDRLGNESDYESKKM, from the coding sequence ATGAAATATTCCTTTGCAAAAGCAACCACTATATATTTACTAATTCTTTCCCTTTTCATTACTTCTTGTGCCACCAAAAAAGAGGTTGCTAAAATTTCAAAAAAACCACCAGTAACTACAAAACCTACTCCTCAAAAACCGATTATTCAAAAACCTGAAACGAAACTTAATCTGCCAGAAGTAGATCGTGAATTTCGTGCTGCCTGGATTGCGACGGTAGCAAATATCAACTGGCCGTCAAAAAATAACCTAACGTCGCAACAACAAAAAGATGAAGCGATCAAAATCTTAGATTTATTGAAAGAAGCCAATTTTAATGCAGTAATTTTTCAGGCGCGCCCCTCAGCAGATGCCATGTACAAAAGTGATTTGGAACCCTGGTCGTATTTCTTGACGGGTGCGATCGGCAAAGCACCTGTCCCATTTTATGACCCTTTAGAATTTTGGATTAAGGAAGCTCATCAGCGCGGAATGGAATTGCATGTTTGGCTAAATCCATATAGAGCCCATCACACGACTGGCGGACCGATTACAAAAGAGTCTATCGTTTCAAAGATGCCGGACCAAATTATCAAGCTCCGCAACGGAATGTACTGGATGGATCCTTCTGACCAGAAAACTCAAGATCATACGGCAGCTGTAATCAAAGATTTGGTAAAAAGATATGATATCGATGCCATTCATATTGATGATTATTTTTATCCGTATAAAGAATATAATGGTGGTAAAGATTTTCCAGATAACAGAACCTGGAATGACTATCTTAAACGAGGAGGAAATCTCTCCAGAGCAGATTGGCGAAGAGCAAACGTAAATAAATTCATCAAGAGAATTCATGATGAAATTAAACAGGAAAAAAGTTATGTGAAATTCGGAATCAGTCCGTTTGGAATTTGGAAACCGGGTTTTCCAGAAGGAATTAAAGGGTCATCACAATATGATGAACTGTTTGCGGATGCTAAGTTATGGTTGAATCAAGGTTGGGTAGATTACTTCTCACCACAACTGTATTGGAAAAATGATGGTCCACAAAGTTTTAATGCTTTACTCAGTTGGTGGAAAAGTGAAAACACAATGAAGCGTCATCTGTGGCCTGGCTTAAATACGATTGGAATGCGCGATGTATCCGATCGTCCTGCAGAAATTGTAAGTCAGATTAACACTACCCGAAATACTTTAAAAGATAATGCTGGGACAATTCACTATAGTGTAGACGGTTTATCAAAAAATATGAACATGTACAATGCTGTTAAAAACATTTATAAAACCAAAGCGCTAACCCCACTGACTCCTTGGATTACAACGGATCCTTTAGTGAAACCAATTCTTTTTGCAGAAAGCAGCAGTAATTCAATTAATTTAAAATGGAATTCTCCACAGCCTAAGAAAGTATTTCAGTGGATCCTGTACCTAAAATATGGAGAGACTTGGGAAACTGAAATTTTAGATGAAACGATGAATTCCAAAATTTTACCTGTAACTAAGAATGGTAAAAAACTAAATAACATTGCGGTAAAGTCAGTTGATCGTTTAGGAAATGAAAGTGACTATGAATCTAAAAAAATGTAG
- the zwf gene encoding glucose-6-phosphate dehydrogenase, giving the protein MPNTINIQHPTVLIIFGGNGDLTKRKIIPALYNLFLEKRLPDKFAIIGTSRTKFTDEKYRSMLLAGINEFSRTGKAKKEDWAIFSANISYQAANIKDVASYNDFEASITKLKEEWKEDPAILYYCAVSPDLFCTIAENVSKSKLENNKETTRIIIEKPFGRDLESAKTLNAKLLTIFDEKQIYRIDHYLGKEVVQNVMAFRFANTIMEPLWNRTHIEHVQISVTEQIGVEDRGSYFDHAGILRDMIQNHLLQLLCIIAMEPPVNFDADLVRDKKVEVLKAIRKIIPGMIDKIAVRGQYGAGWVEGKEVPGYRVEVDVDPNSNTETYAAMKFYVDNWRWQGVPFYLRTGKRLFKSASHIIIQFREVPHNMFNHKEENLPKQNRLIISIQPDMAIKFQLESKTPGLEMTLNTVDMVFDYSGKTKIDSPEAYETLLLDVISGDQTLFMRADQVEAAWEVVMPVLDYWENNKMPDFPNYPANSWGPENAEALIAKDGFHWINLPDKN; this is encoded by the coding sequence ATGCCAAACACAATCAACATACAACATCCGACCGTTCTCATTATTTTTGGAGGTAACGGAGATTTAACAAAAAGGAAGATTATCCCAGCTTTATATAATCTTTTTCTTGAAAAGCGATTGCCTGACAAATTTGCGATTATTGGAACTTCAAGAACGAAATTCACCGATGAAAAGTATCGCAGTATGCTATTGGCAGGAATCAATGAATTTTCCCGAACAGGTAAAGCAAAGAAAGAAGATTGGGCAATATTTTCTGCGAATATTTCTTACCAGGCGGCGAATATTAAAGACGTTGCTTCCTACAATGATTTTGAAGCAAGCATCACTAAACTCAAAGAAGAGTGGAAAGAAGATCCTGCTATTTTATATTACTGCGCAGTTTCGCCCGATTTATTTTGCACCATCGCAGAGAATGTTTCAAAAAGTAAATTAGAAAATAATAAAGAAACAACACGCATCATCATCGAGAAACCATTTGGTCGTGATCTCGAATCTGCAAAAACTTTAAACGCCAAATTGCTTACTATTTTTGATGAAAAGCAGATCTACAGAATCGATCATTATCTAGGAAAAGAAGTCGTTCAAAATGTAATGGCTTTCCGTTTTGCAAATACAATTATGGAACCTTTGTGGAACCGTACTCATATTGAACATGTGCAGATTTCGGTTACGGAACAAATCGGTGTTGAAGATCGCGGAAGTTATTTTGATCATGCCGGAATTTTGCGCGATATGATTCAAAATCACTTGCTTCAATTGTTGTGTATTATCGCGATGGAACCACCTGTGAACTTTGATGCAGATCTCGTACGTGATAAAAAAGTGGAAGTGTTAAAAGCGATTCGCAAAATTATTCCGGGAATGATCGATAAGATTGCAGTTCGTGGTCAGTATGGTGCTGGTTGGGTAGAAGGAAAAGAAGTTCCGGGTTATCGAGTCGAAGTTGATGTTGATCCAAATTCCAATACAGAAACGTACGCCGCTATGAAATTTTATGTTGATAATTGGCGTTGGCAAGGAGTTCCGTTCTATTTGCGTACTGGGAAAAGATTATTTAAGTCGGCTTCTCATATTATCATTCAGTTTCGGGAAGTTCCACATAATATGTTCAATCACAAAGAAGAAAATCTGCCAAAACAAAATCGATTGATTATCAGTATTCAACCCGATATGGCGATCAAATTTCAACTGGAAAGTAAAACGCCAGGTTTGGAAATGACGTTGAATACGGTAGATATGGTTTTTGATTATTCCGGAAAAACAAAAATAGATTCGCCCGAAGCGTACGAAACGCTTTTACTGGATGTAATTTCGGGAGATCAAACATTATTTATGCGGGCAGATCAGGTAGAAGCTGCCTGGGAAGTGGTGATGCCGGTTCTTGATTATTGGGAAAATAATAAGATGCCCGATTTTCCTAATTATCCTGCCAATTCCTGGGGTCCGGAAAATGCCGAAGCTTTGATTGCAAAAGATGGTTTTCACTGGATAAATTTACCCGATAAAAATTAA
- the pgl gene encoding 6-phosphogluconolactonase encodes MNLRIYKNIDDVISALAENICEVAKESIQARGQFNFVLSGGSSPKKLYELLASDSFKNKIDWDKTYFFFGDERFVPADDSQRNSVMVEEALFKPLKINKSNIFKIDTTGSPEESAQKYWQSILKHFDGKPVKFDFNLLGLGDNSHTASLFPNTSVLKETEATIKSIFVEEVDMDRITMTAPLINDSRHIAFLVFGEGKAEAVFHVLEDQSGSATEYPARLITKDENKVQWFLDGMATSRL; translated from the coding sequence ATGAATTTGAGAATTTATAAGAATATTGACGACGTAATATCTGCTTTGGCAGAAAATATTTGCGAAGTTGCCAAGGAATCAATTCAAGCGAGAGGACAATTTAATTTTGTACTTTCAGGTGGAAGTTCACCCAAGAAATTATACGAGTTACTCGCTTCCGATTCTTTTAAAAATAAAATCGATTGGGATAAAACCTATTTTTTCTTTGGTGATGAACGGTTTGTTCCTGCCGATGATTCTCAAAGGAATTCTGTCATGGTGGAAGAAGCTTTATTTAAACCTTTAAAAATTAATAAATCGAATATTTTTAAAATTGATACCACTGGTTCGCCCGAAGAATCTGCGCAGAAATACTGGCAATCAATTTTGAAACATTTTGATGGGAAACCGGTGAAATTTGATTTCAATCTTTTAGGTTTGGGTGATAATTCCCATACCGCTTCACTTTTCCCAAATACCTCAGTTCTAAAGGAAACTGAAGCGACCATTAAATCTATTTTTGTAGAAGAAGTTGATATGGATCGAATTACGATGACGGCACCTTTAATTAATGATTCCAGACATATTGCATTTTTAGTTTTCGGGGAAGGAAAAGCAGAAGCGGTTTTTCATGTTTTAGAAGATCAGTCGGGTTCTGCAACTGAATATCCAGCTCGTTTAATTACAAAGGACGAAAATAAAGTTCAGTGGTTTTTAGATGGAATGGCCACATCTCGATTATAG
- a CDS encoding amidohydrolase family protein, giving the protein MSTLIKNGLFFSGLPNQKAIKQDLLIDDNGRIQEIASDIRFDERFEIIDAEGQWVVPGFVDSHTHYDAELIASPGLKESARHGVTTIILGSCSVSAIFNNPEDTADAFTRVEAIPREVMLPLLEKEKTWNSPKEWKDYINKLPLGINIASFVGHSDIRMKAMGIKRSLKDGETATKQEEELMLKMLNDALDEGFIGLSTMDNPWDKMDGDKYWSHKTPSFYSSWKERKKEFN; this is encoded by the coding sequence ATGAGCACTCTTATCAAAAATGGATTATTTTTTTCTGGATTGCCAAATCAAAAAGCGATTAAACAGGATTTATTAATTGATGACAATGGCCGAATACAAGAAATAGCTTCAGATATACGTTTTGATGAGCGCTTTGAGATCATTGATGCGGAAGGACAATGGGTCGTTCCTGGTTTTGTCGATTCACATACGCATTATGATGCGGAGCTTATTGCTTCTCCCGGCCTCAAAGAGTCGGCAAGACATGGTGTTACGACGATAATTTTAGGAAGCTGTTCCGTTTCTGCTATATTTAATAATCCAGAAGATACCGCTGATGCCTTTACCCGAGTAGAAGCAATTCCCAGAGAGGTAATGCTTCCTTTACTGGAAAAAGAAAAAACCTGGAATTCCCCAAAAGAGTGGAAAGATTATATCAATAAATTACCGTTAGGAATCAATATCGCTTCTTTTGTAGGTCATTCCGATATTCGAATGAAGGCAATGGGGATTAAGCGTTCTTTGAAAGATGGTGAAACAGCCACCAAACAAGAAGAGGAGTTGATGCTTAAAATGCTTAACGATGCTCTGGATGAGGGTTTTATAGGACTTTCAACCATGGACAACCCGTGGGACAAAATGGATGGAGATAAATATTGGTCGCATAAAACCCCATCTTTTTACTCTTCCTGGAAAGAAAGAAAGAAAGAGTTTAATTGA
- the glk gene encoding glucokinase translates to MENYKTISLPDIRVLKLAMAYPSRENSLPSSGTILAADVGGTKTDLALFQIEDGQLISIKIERYPTSDHDSFINAFRAFYGDEISTIDCACFGVAGPVEGNKVHGVNFAWEIDATKLEKELNIKRILLINDLEANAFGLSALEESDFIVLTEDKKGEGNAAIISPGTGLGEAGMYWDGSKYHPYATEGGHCSFGPSNDLDMKLWEYLNDEFDHVSWERVVSGQGIKNIYQFLRKYKGEKEPEWLTEQIKNEDAAIAISSAALENKDSTCVETLKLFLKYLATESAQLALKAKATGGIYIGGGIAPKVLDLIDKNEFYKNFTNVGRMKHLLKTIPVKIVLNDKTALMGAAYYAAMGISN, encoded by the coding sequence ATGGAAAATTACAAAACAATTTCCTTACCTGATATTAGAGTCCTAAAATTAGCGATGGCCTACCCTTCTCGTGAAAATAGCTTACCAAGCTCTGGTACTATTTTGGCTGCGGATGTGGGCGGGACTAAAACTGATCTTGCTCTTTTCCAAATTGAAGATGGTCAATTGATTTCTATCAAAATTGAACGCTACCCAACCAGTGATCATGACTCTTTTATTAATGCATTTCGCGCATTCTACGGCGATGAAATATCCACTATAGACTGTGCTTGTTTTGGGGTTGCAGGACCAGTAGAAGGAAATAAAGTACATGGAGTCAACTTTGCCTGGGAAATAGATGCTACAAAGCTGGAAAAGGAGTTAAATATTAAACGTATTCTTCTTATCAATGATTTGGAGGCTAATGCTTTTGGATTGTCAGCACTCGAAGAATCTGACTTTATCGTTTTAACTGAAGACAAAAAAGGAGAAGGAAATGCCGCAATCATTTCTCCTGGTACAGGACTCGGCGAAGCAGGAATGTATTGGGATGGTTCGAAATATCATCCTTATGCAACAGAAGGCGGGCATTGCAGTTTTGGTCCAAGCAATGATCTGGATATGAAATTATGGGAATATTTAAACGATGAATTTGATCATGTAAGTTGGGAGAGAGTTGTTTCCGGACAGGGAATAAAAAATATCTATCAATTTTTAAGAAAGTACAAAGGTGAGAAAGAACCGGAATGGCTCACAGAACAAATCAAAAATGAAGATGCAGCTATTGCAATATCTTCCGCAGCTTTAGAAAATAAAGATTCCACCTGTGTGGAAACGCTCAAATTATTCTTAAAATATCTCGCAACAGAATCAGCGCAACTCGCTTTAAAAGCAAAAGCGACGGGTGGGATTTATATTGGCGGGGGAATAGCTCCGAAAGTTCTCGATTTGATAGATAAAAATGAATTTTATAAAAACTTCACCAACGTTGGCCGAATGAAACATTTGCTAAAAACAATTCCCGTAAAAATTGTGCTCAATGATAAAACAGCATTAATGGGTGCAGCATATTACGCTGCGATGGGGATTTCAAATTAA